A window of the Cystobacter fuscus genome harbors these coding sequences:
- a CDS encoding S-adenosylmethionine decarboxylase family protein: MVEGRGCKGRNALTTGQEWLVDVSGCVPARLKDARALAALFEELIVLLELKVVGEPQWHVFPEPGGVTGLTLLAESHLTIHTFPEHGFAALNVYCCRPRLCPDFEDLAMRHLGAVSCRVRELRREVET, encoded by the coding sequence GTGGTAGAAGGTAGGGGCTGCAAGGGGAGGAACGCCCTGACGACCGGACAGGAATGGCTGGTGGACGTGAGCGGGTGCGTGCCCGCGCGCCTGAAGGACGCGCGGGCACTCGCGGCCCTGTTCGAGGAGCTCATCGTGTTGCTGGAGCTGAAGGTGGTGGGAGAGCCGCAGTGGCACGTGTTTCCGGAGCCCGGGGGCGTCACCGGCCTCACGCTGCTCGCGGAGAGCCACCTGACCATCCACACCTTCCCCGAGCATGGCTTCGCCGCGCTCAACGTCTATTGCTGCCGGCCGCGGCTGTGCCCGGACTTCGAGGATCTGGCGATGCGTCACCTGGGGGCGGTCTCCTGCCGCGTGCGGGAGTTGCGACGGGAGGTGGAGACGTGA
- a CDS encoding DUF4178 domain-containing protein yields the protein MTQGMCPSCGAAVEFSAGSAQVVVCGHCQTVVARQGASLEAHGKVGAIVETDSPLRLGAEGRLGRDAYRLVGHLQKDHGAGPWDEWYVEFDDGRTGWLSESEGAFHLLIASGTEEGLSLEDFPPGHRFSLAGHRLVVEERGHGRVVAAEGQLPDDVDPSADSHYVDATGPRGVFVTLDFGTSTTDPEVYVGKKLKLTELGIAPDQLRPRVKKVALQQARCTQCNGPLELRAPDQTKRVACPYCGALLDVRKGKLAFLQLLEKPDPGPRIPLGARGKLEGTEWVCIGFLIRSCTVEGVRYPWEEYLLFNRERGFTWLMESNGHWVFLTPLDAGDVSVAPGIAAHLEGQRYRAFQGVEAVTETVLGEFYWEVRAGETSRAEEYVAPPYSVNVDETDNEVTYTRGEYLAPGVIQEAFGLKEPLPEPQGIAPSQPNPHSSGPAWRWAGTWSAALFVVFLVLNALAANEVVLEQTVRLDLDARSGTPSAIHFSKPFDIHKHGNVRAELTSPVNNAWLGVQAELVNEQSGDVIGFYEEVGYYSGSDSDGSWSEGDQTESEHLSSVPPGRYVLRTQALFEGTPQGQSYTMKLVSDTPRALWFFWALVVLWVLPLFAVFRASSFETSRWAESNLDSGSGE from the coding sequence GTGACGCAGGGGATGTGTCCCTCGTGTGGGGCGGCGGTGGAGTTCTCCGCGGGCTCGGCGCAGGTGGTGGTGTGTGGCCATTGCCAGACGGTGGTGGCGCGCCAGGGCGCGTCCCTCGAGGCCCACGGCAAGGTGGGCGCCATCGTCGAGACCGACTCGCCCTTGCGGCTGGGCGCGGAGGGCCGGCTGGGGCGCGATGCGTACCGGCTGGTGGGGCACCTGCAGAAGGACCATGGCGCGGGCCCCTGGGACGAGTGGTACGTGGAGTTCGACGACGGGCGCACCGGCTGGCTCTCCGAGTCCGAGGGCGCCTTCCACCTGCTCATCGCCTCCGGCACCGAGGAGGGCCTGTCGCTCGAGGACTTCCCGCCCGGCCACCGCTTCAGCCTGGCGGGGCACCGGCTCGTGGTGGAGGAGCGGGGGCATGGCCGCGTGGTGGCCGCCGAGGGCCAGTTGCCCGACGACGTGGACCCCAGCGCGGACAGCCACTACGTGGACGCCACGGGGCCCAGGGGCGTCTTCGTGACGCTGGACTTCGGGACGTCGACGACGGACCCCGAGGTCTATGTCGGCAAGAAGCTGAAGCTCACGGAGCTGGGCATCGCGCCGGACCAGCTCCGGCCGCGGGTGAAGAAGGTCGCGCTGCAGCAGGCGCGCTGCACCCAGTGCAACGGTCCCCTGGAGCTGCGCGCGCCGGATCAGACGAAGCGTGTGGCGTGCCCCTACTGCGGCGCGCTCCTGGACGTGCGAAAGGGCAAGCTCGCCTTCCTCCAACTGCTGGAGAAGCCGGACCCGGGGCCCCGCATTCCCCTGGGCGCGCGGGGCAAGCTGGAGGGGACCGAGTGGGTGTGCATCGGCTTCCTGATTCGCTCGTGCACGGTGGAGGGGGTGCGCTACCCGTGGGAGGAGTACCTCCTGTTCAACCGGGAGCGGGGCTTCACCTGGCTCATGGAGTCCAACGGGCACTGGGTGTTCCTCACCCCCCTGGACGCGGGCGACGTGTCGGTGGCTCCGGGCATCGCCGCGCACCTCGAGGGCCAGCGCTACCGGGCCTTCCAGGGCGTGGAGGCCGTCACGGAGACGGTGCTCGGCGAGTTCTACTGGGAGGTGCGCGCCGGGGAGACGTCGCGCGCCGAGGAGTACGTGGCACCGCCGTACTCGGTGAACGTGGACGAGACGGACAACGAGGTGACGTACACGCGCGGCGAGTACCTGGCGCCCGGCGTCATCCAGGAGGCCTTCGGGCTGAAGGAGCCCCTGCCCGAGCCCCAGGGCATCGCGCCCAGCCAGCCCAACCCCCACTCGAGCGGCCCCGCGTGGCGGTGGGCGGGGACCTGGAGCGCGGCCCTGTTCGTCGTCTTCCTGGTGCTCAACGCGCTCGCCGCCAACGAGGTGGTGCTGGAGCAGACCGTGCGGTTGGATCTGGATGCCCGCTCGGGGACGCCCTCGGCCATCCACTTCAGCAAGCCCTTCGACATCCACAAGCACGGCAACGTGCGCGCCGAGCTGACCTCGCCCGTGAACAACGCCTGGCTGGGCGTGCAGGCGGAGCTCGTCAACGAGCAGAGCGGCGACGTCATCGGCTTCTACGAGGAGGTGGGCTACTACTCCGGCAGCGACTCGGATGGCTCCTGGAGCGAGGGAGACCAGACGGAGAGCGAGCACCTGTCCTCGGTGCCTCCCGGACGTTATGTGCTGCGCACCCAGGCGCTCTTCGAGGGCACGCCCCAGGGACAGAGCTATACGATGAAGCTCGTGAGCGATACCCCGCGCGCGCTCTGGTTCTTCTGGGCGCTGGTGGTGTTGTGGGTGCTGCCCCTGTTCGCGGTCTTCCGCGCCTCGAGCTTCGAGACATCACGTTGGGCGGAGAGCAACCTGGACTCCGGCTCGGGAGAGTGA
- a CDS encoding DUF350 domain-containing protein: MGVLAVLVNLDNLLASLVYSLVGLAVFVAGLYVFRFIMPFDVHKEIEVDQNTALGIVMGSFIIGLAIIVAAAISG; encoded by the coding sequence ATGGGTGTGCTGGCCGTATTGGTGAACCTGGACAACCTGCTGGCGAGCCTCGTGTACTCGTTGGTGGGGCTGGCGGTGTTCGTGGCGGGCCTGTACGTGTTCCGCTTCATCATGCCGTTCGACGTGCACAAGGAGATCGAGGTCGACCAGAACACCGCGCTCGGCATCGTGATGGGCTCCTTCATCATCGGCCTGGCCATCATCGTGGCCGCGGCCATCTCGGGTTGA
- a CDS encoding alpha/beta hydrolase, with protein MPAPSAVARLLRSLRALPEARHEAPAGGSTGLAGWFKSETAPPTDVTARFHELYARVRQDEPVLPDEARRHLYLLVKGMLGDELPGYLEDNQLRLQQRGLETREVAVDTEGRLVDNVEVVREALLDAVHFGRTVVLVGHSKGGVEAMSTLALYPELRRHVRAVVAMQPPYGGSVIANDLVTTPALRQMLDVTFPSLFQGDAASVEDLSYARRVEFVRQHPYPLDVPTVALATSRLSRRSLMRPLCNYVQERYGWGCDGLVTALDAEVPGSRVVRLTDMDHAEAALTGLPGFANHFPGSLTETLVALALDSRAQGT; from the coding sequence GTGCCCGCGCCGAGCGCGGTGGCGCGGCTCTTGCGTTCCCTGCGCGCCCTGCCGGAGGCCCGGCACGAGGCCCCGGCGGGAGGCAGCACGGGCCTCGCCGGCTGGTTCAAGTCCGAGACGGCCCCGCCCACGGACGTCACCGCGCGCTTCCACGAGCTCTACGCCCGCGTGCGTCAGGACGAGCCCGTGCTGCCCGACGAGGCCCGGCGCCACCTGTACCTGCTGGTGAAGGGGATGCTCGGCGACGAGCTGCCCGGCTATCTCGAGGACAACCAGCTCCGGCTTCAGCAGCGGGGGTTGGAGACGCGCGAGGTGGCGGTGGACACCGAGGGGCGGCTCGTGGACAACGTGGAGGTGGTGCGCGAGGCCCTGCTGGACGCCGTCCACTTCGGCCGCACGGTGGTGCTGGTGGGCCACAGCAAGGGCGGCGTGGAGGCGATGAGCACGCTCGCGCTCTACCCGGAGCTGCGCCGGCACGTGCGCGCGGTGGTGGCGATGCAGCCGCCCTATGGGGGCTCGGTCATCGCCAATGATCTGGTGACGACGCCCGCGCTGAGGCAGATGCTGGACGTGACCTTCCCCTCGCTCTTCCAGGGGGACGCGGCCTCGGTGGAGGACCTGTCCTACGCGCGGCGGGTGGAGTTCGTGCGCCAGCACCCCTACCCCCTGGACGTCCCCACCGTGGCGCTGGCCACCTCGCGGCTGTCGCGGCGCTCGCTGATGCGGCCCCTGTGCAACTACGTCCAGGAGCGCTACGGCTGGGGCTGTGACGGGCTGGTGACGGCGCTGGACGCGGAGGTGCCCGGTTCACGCGTGGTGCGGCTGACGGACATGGACCATGCCGAAGCCGCACTCACCGGCCTACCGGGCTTCGCCAACCACTTCCCCGGCTCGCTCACCGAGACGCTGGTCGCCCTGGCCCTCGACTCGCGCGCCCAGGGGACCTAG